Proteins from a single region of Microtus ochrogaster isolate Prairie Vole_2 linkage group LG5, MicOch1.0, whole genome shotgun sequence:
- the Sigmar1 gene encoding sigma non-opioid intracellular receptor 1, which produces MQWALGRRWAWIALFLAAVAVLTQAVWLWLGTQSFVFQREEIAQLARQYAGLDHELAFSRLIVELRRLHPGHVLPDEELQWVFVNAGGWMGAMCLLHASLSEYVLLFGTALGSRGHSGRYWAEISDTIISGTFHQWREGTTKSEVFYPGETVVHGPGEATAVEWGPNTWMVEYGRGVIPSTLAFALADTVFSTQDFLTLFYTLRSYARGLRLELTTYLFGQDP; this is translated from the exons ATGCAGTGGGCCTTGGGCCGGCGGTGGGCATGGATCGCCCTATTTCTGGCTGCCGTCGCGGTGCTGACCCAGGCCGTTTGGCTATGGCTGGGTACGCAGAGCTTCGTCTTCCAGCGAGAAGAGATAGCGCAGCTTGCTCGACAGTACGCTG GACTGGACCATGAGCTGGCCTTCTCTCGGCTGATCGTGGAGCTGCGGAGGCTGCACCCAGGCCATGTGCTGCCGGATGAGGAGCTGCAGTGGGTGTTTGTGAACGCGGGCGGCTGGATGGGCGCCATGTGTCTTTTGCACGCCTCGCTGTCTGAGTACGTGCTGCTCTTCGGCACCGCCCTGGGCTCCCGTGGCCATTCGG GGCGATACTGGGCTGAGATTTCTGACACCATCATCTCTGGCACCTTCCACCAGTGGAGAGAGGGCACCACGAAAAGTGAGGTCTTCTACCCAG GAGAGACAGTTGTGCACGGCCCTGGAGAGGCAACGGCTGTGGAGTGGGGACCAAACACATGGATGGTGGAGTACGGCCGGGGTGTCATCCCGTCCACGTTGGCGTTTGCCCTGGCTGACACTGTCTTCAGCACCCAGGACTTCCTCACTCTCTTCTATACCCTTCGCTCCTACGCTCGGGGCCTCCGGCTTGAGCTCACCACCTACCTCTTTGGCCAAGACCCCTGA
- the Galt gene encoding galactose-1-phosphate uridylyltransferase isoform X1, giving the protein MSQNGADPEQRQQASEADAMAVTFRASEHQHIRYNPLQDEWVLVSAHRMKRPWQGQVEPQPLETVPRHDPLNPLCPGATRANGEVNPLYDGTFLFDNDFPALQPNAPDPGPSDHPLFRAEAARGVCKVMCFHPWSDVTLPLMSIPEIRAVIDAWASVTEELGAQYPWVQIFENKGAMMGCSNPHPHCQVWASSFLPDVAQREERSQQSFHSQHGKPLLLEYGHQELLRKERLVLSSEHWLVLVPFWAVWPFQTLLLPRRHVRRLPELTPAERDDLASIMKKLLTKYDNLFETSFPYSMGWHGAPTGLKTGATYEHWQLHAHYYPPLLRSATVRKFMVGYEMLAQAQRDLTPEQAAERLRALPEVHYRLAKKDKETATTA; this is encoded by the exons ATGTCGCAAAACGGAGCTGATCCTGAGCAGCGCCAGCAGGCGTCGGAGGCGGACGCCATGGCAGTGACCTTCCGGGCGAGCG AACACCAGCATATTCGCTACAATCCGCTCCAGGACGAGTGGGTGTTAGTGTCGGCCCATCGCATGAAGCGGCCCTGGCAAGGACAAGTGGAGCCCCAGCCTTTGGAGACAGTGCCTCGCCATGACCCACTCAACCCTCTGTGTCCCGGGGCCACACGAGCCAACGGGGAG GTAAATCCACTCTATGATGGCACCTTCCTGTTTGACAATGActtcccagctctgcagcccaATGCTCCAGATCCAG GACCCAGTGACCATCCTCTTTTCCGTGCAGAGGCCGCCAGAGGAGTTTG TAAAGTCATGTGCTTCCACCCCTGGTCGGATGTGACGCTGCCACTCATGTCCATCCCTGAGATCCGAGCTGTCATCGATGCCTGGGCCTCAGTCACAGAGGAGCTGGGTGCCCAGTACCCTTGGGTGCAG ATCTTTGAAAACAAAGGAGCCATGATGGGTTgttccaacccccacccccactgccag GTCTGGGCCAGCAGCTTCCTGCCAGATGTTGCCCAGCGTGAAGAGCGATCTCAGCAGAGCTTTCACAGCCAGCATGGAAAGCCTCTGTTGTTGGAATATGGCCACCAAGAGCTCCTCAGGAAG GAACGCTTGGTCCTATCCAGTGAGCATTGGCTCGTCCTGGTCCCCTTCTGGGCAGTGTGGCCTTTCCAGACTCTACTGCTGCCCCGGCGGCATGTGCGGCGGCTGCCTGAGCTGACCCCTGCTGAACGTGATG ATCTAGCTTCCATCATGAAGAAGCTCTTGACCAAATATGACAACCTATTTGAGACGTCTTTTCCCTACTCCATGGGCTGGCATG GGGCTCCCACGGGATTAAAGACAGGAGCCACCTATGAGCACTGGCAACTGCATGCGCATTACTACCCCCCACTGCTACGTTCTGCTACTGTCCGCAAGTTCATGGTCGGCTATGAAATGCTTGCCCAGGCTCAGCGGGACCTAACTCCTGAACAG GCTGCAGAAAGATTAAGGGCGCTCCCTGAGGTACATTATCGCCTGgcaaagaaagacaaggaaacagCAACCACGGCTTGA
- the Galt gene encoding galactose-1-phosphate uridylyltransferase isoform X2, translating into MKRPWQGQVEPQPLETVPRHDPLNPLCPGATRANGEVNPLYDGTFLFDNDFPALQPNAPDPGPSDHPLFRAEAARGVCKVMCFHPWSDVTLPLMSIPEIRAVIDAWASVTEELGAQYPWVQIFENKGAMMGCSNPHPHCQVWASSFLPDVAQREERSQQSFHSQHGKPLLLEYGHQELLRKERLVLSSEHWLVLVPFWAVWPFQTLLLPRRHVRRLPELTPAERDDLASIMKKLLTKYDNLFETSFPYSMGWHGAPTGLKTGATYEHWQLHAHYYPPLLRSATVRKFMVGYEMLAQAQRDLTPEQAAERLRALPEVHYRLAKKDKETATTA; encoded by the exons ATGAAGCGGCCCTGGCAAGGACAAGTGGAGCCCCAGCCTTTGGAGACAGTGCCTCGCCATGACCCACTCAACCCTCTGTGTCCCGGGGCCACACGAGCCAACGGGGAG GTAAATCCACTCTATGATGGCACCTTCCTGTTTGACAATGActtcccagctctgcagcccaATGCTCCAGATCCAG GACCCAGTGACCATCCTCTTTTCCGTGCAGAGGCCGCCAGAGGAGTTTG TAAAGTCATGTGCTTCCACCCCTGGTCGGATGTGACGCTGCCACTCATGTCCATCCCTGAGATCCGAGCTGTCATCGATGCCTGGGCCTCAGTCACAGAGGAGCTGGGTGCCCAGTACCCTTGGGTGCAG ATCTTTGAAAACAAAGGAGCCATGATGGGTTgttccaacccccacccccactgccag GTCTGGGCCAGCAGCTTCCTGCCAGATGTTGCCCAGCGTGAAGAGCGATCTCAGCAGAGCTTTCACAGCCAGCATGGAAAGCCTCTGTTGTTGGAATATGGCCACCAAGAGCTCCTCAGGAAG GAACGCTTGGTCCTATCCAGTGAGCATTGGCTCGTCCTGGTCCCCTTCTGGGCAGTGTGGCCTTTCCAGACTCTACTGCTGCCCCGGCGGCATGTGCGGCGGCTGCCTGAGCTGACCCCTGCTGAACGTGATG ATCTAGCTTCCATCATGAAGAAGCTCTTGACCAAATATGACAACCTATTTGAGACGTCTTTTCCCTACTCCATGGGCTGGCATG GGGCTCCCACGGGATTAAAGACAGGAGCCACCTATGAGCACTGGCAACTGCATGCGCATTACTACCCCCCACTGCTACGTTCTGCTACTGTCCGCAAGTTCATGGTCGGCTATGAAATGCTTGCCCAGGCTCAGCGGGACCTAACTCCTGAACAG GCTGCAGAAAGATTAAGGGCGCTCCCTGAGGTACATTATCGCCTGgcaaagaaagacaaggaaacagCAACCACGGCTTGA
- the Galt gene encoding galactose-1-phosphate uridylyltransferase isoform X3, producing the protein MCFHPWSDVTLPLMSIPEIRAVIDAWASVTEELGAQYPWVQIFENKGAMMGCSNPHPHCQVWASSFLPDVAQREERSQQSFHSQHGKPLLLEYGHQELLRKERLVLSSEHWLVLVPFWAVWPFQTLLLPRRHVRRLPELTPAERDDLASIMKKLLTKYDNLFETSFPYSMGWHGAPTGLKTGATYEHWQLHAHYYPPLLRSATVRKFMVGYEMLAQAQRDLTPEQAAERLRALPEVHYRLAKKDKETATTA; encoded by the exons ATGTGCTTCCACCCCTGGTCGGATGTGACGCTGCCACTCATGTCCATCCCTGAGATCCGAGCTGTCATCGATGCCTGGGCCTCAGTCACAGAGGAGCTGGGTGCCCAGTACCCTTGGGTGCAG ATCTTTGAAAACAAAGGAGCCATGATGGGTTgttccaacccccacccccactgccag GTCTGGGCCAGCAGCTTCCTGCCAGATGTTGCCCAGCGTGAAGAGCGATCTCAGCAGAGCTTTCACAGCCAGCATGGAAAGCCTCTGTTGTTGGAATATGGCCACCAAGAGCTCCTCAGGAAG GAACGCTTGGTCCTATCCAGTGAGCATTGGCTCGTCCTGGTCCCCTTCTGGGCAGTGTGGCCTTTCCAGACTCTACTGCTGCCCCGGCGGCATGTGCGGCGGCTGCCTGAGCTGACCCCTGCTGAACGTGATG ATCTAGCTTCCATCATGAAGAAGCTCTTGACCAAATATGACAACCTATTTGAGACGTCTTTTCCCTACTCCATGGGCTGGCATG GGGCTCCCACGGGATTAAAGACAGGAGCCACCTATGAGCACTGGCAACTGCATGCGCATTACTACCCCCCACTGCTACGTTCTGCTACTGTCCGCAAGTTCATGGTCGGCTATGAAATGCTTGCCCAGGCTCAGCGGGACCTAACTCCTGAACAG GCTGCAGAAAGATTAAGGGCGCTCCCTGAGGTACATTATCGCCTGgcaaagaaagacaaggaaacagCAACCACGGCTTGA